The DNA window CAGCAGCAGATGAATGCCGGAAGCGCGTGCTTTTTGTGCAAGCCGGGCGATCAGATGTTCGACTTTTTTACCGGCGACCATCATCAGATCCGCCAATTCATCGATCACCACGACAATGAGCGGTAATTCGTTCAAATACTCGGTTTCGTCTCCCGGCGGCAGCAAGGGATTGACCACAGGTTCTTCGTTTTTAGCCGCGTCGTGTATTTTCTGGTTGTAACCGCTGAGATTGCGCACACCGAGCGCCGACATCAGTTTGTAACGCCGCTCCATTTCACCGACACACCAGTGCAGCGCGCTGGCGGCTTCGCGCATGTCGGTGACTACCGGCGTCAGCAGATGGGGAATACCTTCATATACGGATAATTCCAGCATTTTCGGGTCGATCAGAATCAGGCGGGTTTGCTCCGGCGTGGTTTTATAGATCAGACTCAGAATGACTGCATTGATTGCAACCGATTTACCCGAGCCGGTGGTTCCGGCAACCAATGCATGCGGCATTTTGGCCAGATCGGAGACGATCGGGCGGCCACTGATATCCTTACCCAGCGCGATGGTGAGCGGGGAGGCGGAATCGGCGTAGACTTGCGAGCTGAGAATTTCCTGCAGCCGCACCACTTGCCGCTTGGGATTCGGGATTTCCAGTCCCATACTGGTTTTGCCCGGAATGGTTTCGACCACGCGAATGCTGGCCACGGACAATGCGCGCGCCAGATCTTTGACCAAATTGATGACCTGATTGCCTTTGACGCCGACTGCCGGTTCAATTTCATAGCGGGTGATGACCGGGCCGGGAAAGGCAGCGACCACTTTGACATCGACACCGAATTCCTTGAGCTTGCGTTCGATCAAGCGCGATGTGAATTCGAGTGTTTCTTTGGACAGCACTTCGAAGTCTTTTTCCGGTTCATCCAGCAGATGCAAGGGTGGCAGTGGCGAGTCGGGTAAATCGGAGAACAGTGAAGGTTGTTTTTCTTTGACGATACGCTGCGATTTGACGATGGTTGTCGTTGGCGGTTCGATATGCAGCACCGGTGTGCTTTCTATGCGCTTCTTTTCATTTTCGACGATTTTGTTGCGCACTTGGGATGCGATCATACCGGTCAGTTTGTCTTGCCGTGTTTCCCAGGTATCTTTTAGCAGCAACAGCAGATTCTCAATGCTTTCACCGATTTTTTCCACAAAGCGCACCCACGATAGACCGGTAAACTGGCTGAAACCGACGGCGATCAGGATCAGCAAGGTCAGTGTTGCGCCGGTAAAACCGAGAATTTGCGACAGATAATGACTGATCGTGTTGCCCAGCATGCCGCCCGGCATCAGCGGCAGCGCGATGTTGATGGAATAAAACCGCAGCGATTCCAAACCGCTGCTGGCAGCAAGCAGTAAAAAGAAACCGCCTAAAGTCAGGAACAAGGAGTGGCGGTCAAAAATGCCGGCGCTATCGATGCGGCGATAGCTCCAGGCGATTGCCGACAGAAAGAAGGCTACCCACCACCAAGCGGATGCGCCGAACAGATACAGCAGCAAATCCGCTAACCATGCGCCGGCGTGTCCTCCGGCATTTTGCACTTGATTGAAGTCACCGCTATGAGACCAGCCGGCATCGCCGCGGTCGTAGCTGAAAAATATCAACACCAGATAAAGCGCCGCGCCCATCAGCATCAGCAAGCCGGATTCCCGCAGTAGCCGGGCAACTCTGGGTGAGAAGGAGTGGCCGCCTGATTTCTTGGCCATCGGCTTGTTCAGTAAACTCATGGGTATCTCAGAAACGAAAGATTTTGTCTGATAGATACGCTGAATTATATAAGAGAATGCGCAGTAATTTCTTCAATACCGCGATGAATGTATTTTGTTAACGTGTTAACAGACAATTGCCTAACAGCGATAGGAATTTGCGGATACCGCCGAGCAGCTCAGCGGACCGCTGTGTAGACAATTGTTCAGTATTTCCTTAAACCGTCTCGGTAGAGCGTGAGCGCGATAAAATTGCAGCAACAGCAGGTTTATCTTTATTGGCAATCTGAGGCAATGTCGAAACCTGATTTCCGCCGTTGCGTTTTGCGGTAAAAAGCGCATCTTCCGCGCGTTTGCACAATTTGAGCTTGTTATCGGTTTCATCCAGCATTGCAGCACCGATGCTGATGATGATTTTATTTTCAGTATGTTTGTCCATCCGGGCTGAAACTTTTTTGCGCACGGATTCGCATACTTTTTTGGCTTCGCATAAATCGGTTTCGGGAAATAAAATGGCAAACACGTTGATATCGATCCGATAGAAAAGATCGGTAATCCGGATGTTGGTTTTTATTTCTTGTGAGATTTGTTTTATTGAATCGTTGCTGGCTTTGTAATCATAGTTATCGCTAAACAGCTTCAGCAGATCGATATCGATAATCGCGATGGAGAAGCTCCGGTGATAGCGCCGCGAACGTAAAATTTCGGTATCCAGTTCGGTTTCGAAAGCTTGCCTGTTCTTGTATCCGGTGACCGGATCGATCAATATTTGTGTCATCAAAGCGGACATGTCGATATTCGTTTTCTTGATCTTAATGACCATCAATGCAGAGCATACGATGAGTAAGAGGGTTAAGCCGCGATTAAACATCACAATATTCATCGGCATTACAATGCCGGGCGATAGATAAAAGCCAGTGACGGTCAGAATTAACGTCGTTGCAGCAATGCAATAGGTAAACCGGATTCCGCTCACCCATAGACTGGCAAAGATCACCAGCACATACGGAACTGCAGCCGCAACTCCTAACGGTGTATTTAAGTCGATGACAAAAATGCAAAGCATTAAAGCGATGACAATGAACATGTTTGCCTGGATTGCACATTCTCTGAATAGGAGTTTCAAAGCTGCGGCTGCTGAGAGTATTTGGCTACGCATCGGTCGGAGTGTTTGGAAGTTAAGTGACTTACATTTTACGGATTCTGGCGCTCATTCTTTATGACAATAAATATTTAAATAACTGGATAACAATCAATCTATTATACATTCATTTGAAAATGAGATTGTAAATTTTGCTTATAAATTTCTGTGGATAAATGCGTATTAGCCGGTGCTGGTATCGCCGGGAATTTTAGTCGGTAATCAACTTTCCAGCTTAATGATGCGAGTCCCGGCTAACCGGTCATGAAGATATTGGTGATCGCGGTCAAATAATGCCCAAATGAATCCGGAACCGAAGATGAGGATGCTGATCAGTACGAGTTGATAATAGGAAATAAAATTGATCGGAAATATGAAATTGATGACGACAAAAGTGAAAATACCTATTAAAGAAAATAAGTAGCGGGTGATCGCTTGTTTTTTTGTCAGGCCATGTCCATCAGCGGTCACGATCCGCATTTTCCAGGTTTGCATCGCCAGCGTTTGACCACCGTGTGTCCAGAACCAGGTGAAGTAGTACCCCATGATGATAAACAAATAAAACTGAAAGAGCGGTTTGAAATAAGCCGCTTCCGTATCGCTGAAAATAAAATGAAAAATAAAGCTGGAAATAAACAAAATGGCCAATATCAAAAGAAAGTCATAAATCAGGCAAATGATGCGGCGCCAGAAACTGGGTGTGGAATATGTCATGTTTTAATGAGTAAAAAGTAAGGGCTATCGATGCGGAATCGGTAAATCAATCATTGTATGTTGAAATAGAATTTAATATAAGCTTTGGTTATTGATAATTATTATCGTTTTCGTTAGAATATTCATTTGATTGGTTTAATCCGAATCTATGCGCGTTTAATTGCAGCATAGAGTGGTTTTCAGGAATCGGCGCTTGTGAACAAAAAAGCAAAATCAGCGGTATCCGGTGTATTTTAGATCAAGTAAGTAAGAAGTTTGTCTGATTTGTTTATTCTGTAATGCACTCATTATCCCGCAAAAATATCGAGTATTTGGAGCAACGGCAGCGTTTTATCTCATTACCTGGGTTGTTGTTTGTTCTTGGTGTGCATGCCGCACTATTTTATTTTTTATGGCATCAACGTTTGATTCCGCATCCCGAGCAGGCGATGGCCTTGTTTGCCGAACTGATTACGCCGCCGGCGCCGGCCGTGCCTAAAGCATTACCCGAGCCTACGCCGGTTAAATTGCAGCCTGTCAAAAAGCCTGTCGTCAAACCGAAACAAGAGCAGCTTACAGCAAAATCTCCCGTGCCAGCCGAAAAGAAACGAGCGGAGCCAGCGCCGGAACTGCCGAAGCCGGTTGAACAAGCAAAAGAATCGGCATCTGCACCCGCTGCATCGCCCAAACCAATGCCAACGGCACCCGTAGCATTATCATCCGAATTGGCGGTATCTTGCCCCAAATTAACGCCGCCGGAATATCCTGCGATTTCGCGGCGCATGGGTGAAGAAGGGAAATTGGTGTTACGCGTGGAATTGGATGAAAGCGGGCGTATCGATAAAGCAAAAGTTCTTAACAGCAGCGGCTATGAGCGGCTTGATGCTGCTGCACTGACTGCGGTAAAGAGCTGGCAATGCAATCCGTCGATGCGTGACGGTCAACCGGTGCGGGCGGTGGCCTTACAACCCTTTAATTTTGTACTGCAAGGAAATTAATTCATGGAACAAGGGCTTGGTTTTTCCCATTTTCTCGATCAGATCGACGGCGTGGGCATGAGTGTGCTGGTGCTGTTGCTGTCGCTATCGGTTGCAAGCTGGTATCTGATCATCACAAAAAGTATCGCAAATCTGATCGCGAAGCGCCGTGCCGAAGCTTTTTTGAAACACTTCTGGAGTTTCGATTCGCTGCAAGCGGCCCATGTCGAGTTCAAGAATGCGGCGCCGGATAATGCTTTTGCGGAGCTTGCCAAACTGGGTATCGATGCAGCCGCCGATTCCAAAATCCACAGCTCGCACAAATTGGCCGCAGCTGGCGGCACCAGCGAGTTTCTGACGCGTACCCTGCGTAATGGTATCGATCAGGAAGCCACGCGTGTCGAGAATGGCCTCACGCTGATTGCCACAGCCGGTTCGGCTGCGCCGTATATCGGTTTGTTCGGGACTGTCTGGGGCATTTATCATGCACTCATTCAAATCGGACTCTCCGGTCAGGGCACCCTGGATAAGGTTGCCGGTCCTGTCGGCGAGGCGCTGATCATGACCGCGTTAGGGCTGGCGGTGGCCATACCGGCGGTGCTTGCCTATAACGCTTTTGTCCGCCGTAATCGCATCTGGCTCGCGCGCCTGGAAGCGTTCGCGCATGATCTGTTCACACTGATCACGGTCGGCGATGACAATGAGTCGCTGATTGTTGAGCCGCAATCGGAGGCTACGGCTGCAACCGGGATCGCCGATGTTGCGATGGAGAGAGGGCAATAATGGCGTTCGGCAGCATGCAGGATAGCGGGCGTCAGGCGCCCATGTCAGAGATCAATGTGGTGCCGCTGGTGGACGTGATGCTGGTGCTGTTGATCATTTTTATCATCACAGCCCCGCTGCTGACACATTCCGTCAAGGTCGATCTACCGAAAGCGGAAAGCAATCCCAATATCACCCAGCCCGAGCATGTCGAACTGGCGATTCGCGCCGACGGCAGTCTTTTCTGGAATGGCGAGCCGGTGTCAGTGGAACAGCTGGCGCCGCGCTTTGGTGCAACCGTGGCGCAAGCGCCCAATACGGAATTGCATATCCGCGCCGATAAGCTGGCGCATTACGAACATGTCGCACGGCTCATGAGTATTGCGGCCAAGTCCGGCATGACAAAAATCGGTTTTATTACCGACCCTTCTGAAAAGTAACAATAACTCAAAACCGGTTGATGCGGGCTTGTTATTACCGATTCGGTTAATCGATGCGCTGTTTGGCGCGGCAGCAAGGTTAATACCGCAGCGGTCATTGCACCGGCAATGGCCAGTAGCCAATCATCGAAATGCAGCAGCGAGGTGCAGGAATCCAGCTAAGTGCGGGCGTCTGTGCCAGCAACAACGCCAGTCCGATCGTTATTGCGGTATCAACGGAGTACGTGATCGCATGCTGCTTGACGTGGCCGTGATTCCGCCACTGACTCGAACTATAACTGTGATGAGGTGATTGCTACGAGAAGATTGGTCTTGCGGTTAAGAAAATTATCCCTGCTGAATAATCCTCAATAAAAAACGGCCCCTGATAGGAGCCGTTCGATAATCAACCAACCGATTATTTTTTACCGGCTTCGGCACCTAGCCTTTCGCCTGATTCAGGATCTTTATATAAGCTTGGCGGTTTATTATATGGTTTAGGCTCACCACATCCGGCGAGTAAAGCTGTAGATGTAAACGCGATAAGGACGATAGCTAAAAGTGAGTATTTCATGAAAATCTCCTTTGTTATTAAAATCAAAAATTGTTTATCAACAAATTTAATGTCACGTTGAAACTTCATCAGCTTCAAGCCATATCCCACATCTAATCCGGCATCGAACTGCTTTTTGCAGGAAAAGATCGTTTAGAAGATCATCCGATCGTGCAACCTAAAACCCTCTAAAACAAGATATGGTTTCGCTACGAATAAGAAAATTACTTATTCGCAGTAAGGATAACATTAAAAAAAAAAGTATGGAATTGAAATGCGTCAGATATTGCTAACTCAACAAGGCCGGAGTCTCCGGCACGGGGCATAAGCGGCAGTAACTAAAAAGAAATAATCCAGATGCAAAACTGTAAATTTATGCCACCCGGCTAACCCACGGCTTGCCGGTACGCTTGCAAGCAGCGTTCGCGCGCAACCGTGTGGTCAACGATCGGCGCGGGATAGGTCAGAGTATGCCAATCGCTGATCCAGGTTTGAATATAAGTGAGCTGTTTATCGAATTTTTCCGTTTGCGTGCCGGGATTGAAAATCCTGAAATAAGGCGCGGCATCGACGCCGCAGCCCGCCACCCACTGCCAGTTGCCGACGTTGCTGGCCATGTCGTAGTCCAATAATTTCTGCGCGAAATACGCTTCGCCCCAGCGCCAATCGATCAACAGATGTTTGCATAAAAAGCTCGCGGTGATCATACGCACGCGGTTATGCATCATGCCAGTTGCATTGAGCTGGCGCATGCCGGCATCGACGATGGGGTAACCGGTGGTCCCTGCGCACCAACGCTTGAATTCCGCTTCATCGTTGCGCCACACGATGCGATCGTACTGCGGTTTGAAGCTGCGCTGCTGTGTGTGCGGAAAGCGCCACAGTATTTGGCTGAAGAATTCGCGCCAGATCAATTCATTGCAGAAAATATCACTGACCTGGAACGTTTGCCGGAATATTTGCCGCACGCTGATCGTGCCGAAGCGAAGATGAGGCCCCAACAGCGAAGTTCCCGCTATGGCCGGGAAATCCCGGTCGCGCGCATAATGTTGCAGCAATCCGATATCCAAACGGTAAGCGGGAACGGTAATGGCCGAGCGGGTAAAGCCGATGTCCAGCAATGACACATCCGGCAGCGATGTTTGCTGGATCAAGTTGGTCAATTTGGTTGCGGTGGCATAAGTTGTCAGCGCTGTCCGGCTTTGCACCTGTTTCCATTTGCGCATGTATGGGGTGTACACGCTGTACGGGCCGCCATCCTCCTTAATGACTTCGTCTTTTTCGAACAGGACGTGATCCTTGTAAGTGTTAAAAGCCACCGATCGCGCTTGCAACCAGCGGCGGATTGCTTCGTCCCGCTCGCGCGCATAAGGCTCATAGTCGTGATTGGTGTAGACCGCGGCGACCGGATGGGTGCGCAGAATCCGCTCGAAAACTTCCAACGGTTTGCCGTGATAAAGTGCAAGCGAGCTGCCGTGTTTTTTCTCCAATTCCGCGCGCAGCGCTTGCAAGGTGTCGAAAATGAATGTCACACGCGCATCGTCTCGCGGTAATCCGGTGAGTATGACGGGATCGAAAATGAAAATTGGCAGAACCGGCCGCCCGGAGGCCAGCGCATGCGAGAGTCCGGCGTTATCGTCCAGGCGCAGATCGCGCCGGAACCAGAAAACAGCAAGCGGAGTCGTCATGAGGCTATGTTTGGTTCTGAAGCATCGGTTTTACCGAATAGATCAGCCAAGGCTGCCGGTAAATCGGTGAATCTGAATTTGAAACCGTATTCTTCTTGCAATCGTTTCGGTACGATGTGATAGCTATTCAACGCCAGTGCGGCGGCTTCGCCTAATGCCAGTTTCAGGATAAATGCCGGAGTCGGGAAGAATGCGGGCCGGTGCAATACGTTTCCAAACGCCGATGCAAATTCGCGGTAGCGCACCGAGTTGGGTGTCACGGCATTAACCGGGCCGTGATAGCGCGCATCCAGTGCGGCTGCAGTGTAAACCGAAACGATGTCGTCGATGTGGATCCACGGCAACCACTGCTGGCCGTTACCAACCGGCCCGCCCAACCCCAGTTTGAAAACCGGCAGCAGCTTTTGCAGCATGCCGCCATGACCCAGCACCACGCCGGTGCGGATGCTGACCCGGCGTACACCCTTGCTTTCAATCCGGGCCGCCTCGACTTCCCAGTCATGGCAAATGGTTTGCATGAAACTGAGTTGTTGAGGGACGGTATAGGATTCGTCATAAAGATCGTCACCGGAACCTGGATAAATACCGATGGCCGAGCCGCACACGAAAGCTTGCAAGCTTTCGGGCGCGGCGGCGACCAGTTTGCGCGTGCTGAGGATGCGGGAAGCATAAATCTCGTGTTTGCGCGCTTTAGTCCAACGGCCATCGCCTAGATTCTCGCCCATCAGATTGATGATGATCTGACAGTCTTGCAGCGCTTCAGCGGGTACATCTTGTGTCGCGTAATCCCAATCAAATGCCGGTACCCCCAGTAATTGACTTGCACGCGTGCCGTTACGGCTCAGTACCGTGATATTTTGGTGCTCCTGCTGCAAACGCCGCACCAGCTGACGGCCGATAAATCCCGTTGCGCCTGTGATCAATATGTTCATTGTTGAAAAACCATTGATGGGTTTGTTGAGAATGATTCGATTGATAATTTCCTGGGAAAAGATGTGCAATTAATAACTAAAGATGAGCAAATGTGATTTGACCAGTCATCGGCTTGTTTGACATTGTATCCCTTTTTTTGTACGCTCGACCTTACTAGAAAGCACGTCTGTTTTTCTATAATCCCAACTCAACCGGAAGGTGAAGCGGATATTCTCGAGGGGGGAGCAATTATGGCTGTTTATCTTGAGAACTTTGTAACGATACGCAGGTTATACCCGCGTGTGACAGAACGGGTTAAGTCGCGGCTCGAAGTATCTCCTCCTGTCAGCGTTGCCGAGCGTGATTACCGCGACCTTCTATCCGAAGCCAATCTTAATTATTTTCACCGTGAGTATTCAATTGCATTGCAGAACTATCTGGCATTGCGGCAGAAGATACTCGAACAAAGTCACCCCGAGTTACCGCACATGCCGGGCGCCGGTGACAGTTGGTTGATTGATTGGTCAAAAATCAAGATTGATCGTATTTTTGAACTGGCAAGGCGAGTGGTGGGTACCGTCAATCCCGGTGATCCGATACCCTACCTGATTTCTGATCGGCCACTGATTCGTCAGGGTGAGTTCGATCCTGAACCGCAATTCAAAAAATTTTCGACTGTGGGTCTTGATGCACAAGTTGAGAAAGTCGATCCTGCGCTCCGCGATCATGCACGCGGACTAATTACAGAGCACCGTTTTGAAGAGGCAGCTAAGCAATATACTACTGCCGTCGAAGCATCGCTAAGAGCTGGGCAAACCGAGCTTGCTGCTGAGATTGCTAACGAATCGGCAGTGATGCTTGCTACCTATGTAGCGGGCAAAGATCGCGTTTCTACGCTCAAGCAGTCACTGGAATCATTGACGCGGGCTGAACAATTATTCGCGCGTGCAGGTAACACTGAAGCGGTGGAAGTTGTACGTGCGAATCGGGTCAATATCGAAGCCGATATGTCCAGTAACAAAAGTCCGGAACCGGCGGTATTTGCAGATCGCGATATTCGTTTGCGGGGTGGATCAACGCTGAATTTGCGCGATACATTCAGTGCTTCCGTCAGTTCGAGTATTGTGCGGCCTTATCTACCTACCGAACAAACGCAGCGCACGTTAATATTGCGCGATGCTGGTGCATGGCAGACTCCTGCGGCTACACTCGATCTGCACGCCGCTACTGTGGTTACCTCCAAGCAACTTGGACTATTCCGTCCAGATGGTGCCAGTGTCGTATTACTCTCTCAAGCCGATTGGCGATCGCAGCTGCAAGCGCAGATTTATCAACCGAGGATCACTGCAGCGACACTTGAGGGTTTACGTTTTTACGAAGAAATCGAAATCAACTTCGTTTCTTATTACGTGCACTTGTATTACTTTGTGTTACCGGTAGCAATCGGTGATACCTATGTGGCGATGGGGTTATATGAACAAGGTATTACCGAATATAACCGTGTGCTTGCTTATCCATTTCTCAATACTGGTATTGAAGGCCATTATCTTTGGCTGAAAATTGCTGAAGCCACTTTGCAATGGGGAAATACGCTCTACCGGCGGGAGCAGCGTGCGGCAGCGGCTGAAAAATATGCGCGCATTATTGGGTCCGACGGCGCAATACCCGCTGGTTCAGCGCTTTACCAAGGGGCGGCCTTCTCGCCGCTAGCAGCCGAGGCGGCAGAAGTTGCCAAAAGTATTCGTGGTCAAGCACATGCGCCATTTAATCCGCGGGTCGGAACGGTAATCGTACAAGCATCCCTGCGACAAAGTTACCTGACGCAGGGTTTTAATTTCCTGGGTCTGGCGCCGGATTATGCGCCGGTATTGCGTTTCAAATATTTGCAATCGGTTGCCACTTATCTGGCCGATAACGCGATCGAGGCGGAGCGCACTTTCATCAGCTATCGCGTGAACGCAGAGAATCAAAAAATGGAACGCATGCAGTTGCAGAGCGCGGTCGACGTTAACAAAGCCGCACTGGCGATCGAGAACAAACGCATGCAAGATGCGCAGCTGGAAATTGAAGCTGCACGCCGTACGCGCGAATACGCGCAACTGCGCAAGAACAATGCAGACGATGCGGTCGCGGAATGGAATACCAAAGGCGCTGAGTTAACTTCGATGAATGCCGCGTTGTCGTGGGCTGGTGCTGCGGCTAATGACCAAAAGATTCGTTACACTGGTGTTCAGTACGATGGTGAAAGTCACAATTACGAAGGTACTGTCGAAGATTTTTTTGACACAGTCGGGGAGCGGCGGGAATGGCTCGATTGGGAACTTCAGCGTAACCGGCTCGAGCGGCAAGCTGCAGAAGTGGCAGCAGAAGTAGGTTTGGCCAATGTGCGCGAGCAACAGGCGCAAGTGCGATTGCAAGTGCAAGCGCTGAATGTGCAGATGCAGCAATTGCGTGTTCAGGCTGCTGAAGAGGTGCTTGAATACGCGGAGCAGCGCATGTTCGACGAAGATCTTTGGTTTCAGCTTGCTGCACAGCTGCAAGATTTGGCACGGCATTATCTGGATGCAGCGATCTATGCAGCGCAAGTCATGGAGCTGGCATACGATCTGGAATTTGACCGGCAGCTGAACCGTATCCGTTTAGACTACGGATTGGGTGGTCCAGCCGGCTTGCTCGGA is part of the Gammaproteobacteria bacterium genome and encodes:
- a CDS encoding DNA translocase FtsK 4TM domain-containing protein; protein product: MSLLNKPMAKKSGGHSFSPRVARLLRESGLLMLMGAALYLVLIFFSYDRGDAGWSHSGDFNQVQNAGGHAGAWLADLLLYLFGASAWWWVAFFLSAIAWSYRRIDSAGIFDRHSLFLTLGGFFLLLAASSGLESLRFYSINIALPLMPGGMLGNTISHYLSQILGFTGATLTLLILIAVGFSQFTGLSWVRFVEKIGESIENLLLLLKDTWETRQDKLTGMIASQVRNKIVENEKKRIESTPVLHIEPPTTTIVKSQRIVKEKQPSLFSDLPDSPLPPLHLLDEPEKDFEVLSKETLEFTSRLIERKLKEFGVDVKVVAAFPGPVITRYEIEPAVGVKGNQVINLVKDLARALSVASIRVVETIPGKTSMGLEIPNPKRQVVRLQEILSSQVYADSASPLTIALGKDISGRPIVSDLAKMPHALVAGTTGSGKSVAINAVILSLIYKTTPEQTRLILIDPKMLELSVYEGIPHLLTPVVTDMREAASALHWCVGEMERRYKLMSALGVRNLSGYNQKIHDAAKNEEPVVNPLLPPGDETEYLNELPLIVVVIDELADLMMVAGKKVEHLIARLAQKARASGIHLLLATQRPSVDVITGLIKANIPTRIAFQVSSKIDSRTILDQMGAEALLGQGDMLYLPPGSGYPQRVHGAFVADHEVHKVVEYLKEHGEPDYIEEILQAGDEENDSSGSLEIKKPSEGEADPLYDEAVAIVVKTRRASISLVQRNLRIGYNRAARLIEDMERAGLVSSMQSNGNREVLAPARNE
- a CDS encoding GGDEF domain-containing protein: MRSQILSAAAALKLLFRECAIQANMFIVIALMLCIFVIDLNTPLGVAAAVPYVLVIFASLWVSGIRFTYCIAATTLILTVTGFYLSPGIVMPMNIVMFNRGLTLLLIVCSALMVIKIKKTNIDMSALMTQILIDPVTGYKNRQAFETELDTEILRSRRYHRSFSIAIIDIDLLKLFSDNYDYKASNDSIKQISQEIKTNIRITDLFYRIDINVFAILFPETDLCEAKKVCESVRKKVSARMDKHTENKIIISIGAAMLDETDNKLKLCKRAEDALFTAKRNGGNQVSTLPQIANKDKPAVAAILSRSRSTETV
- a CDS encoding RDD family protein — translated: MTYSTPSFWRRIICLIYDFLLILAILFISSFIFHFIFSDTEAAYFKPLFQFYLFIIMGYYFTWFWTHGGQTLAMQTWKMRIVTADGHGLTKKQAITRYLFSLIGIFTFVVINFIFPINFISYYQLVLISILIFGSGFIWALFDRDHQYLHDRLAGTRIIKLES
- a CDS encoding energy transducer TonB — encoded protein: MHSLSRKNIEYLEQRQRFISLPGLLFVLGVHAALFYFLWHQRLIPHPEQAMALFAELITPPAPAVPKALPEPTPVKLQPVKKPVVKPKQEQLTAKSPVPAEKKRAEPAPELPKPVEQAKESASAPAASPKPMPTAPVALSSELAVSCPKLTPPEYPAISRRMGEEGKLVLRVELDESGRIDKAKVLNSSGYERLDAAALTAVKSWQCNPSMRDGQPVRAVALQPFNFVLQGN
- a CDS encoding MotA/TolQ/ExbB proton channel family protein gives rise to the protein MEQGLGFSHFLDQIDGVGMSVLVLLLSLSVASWYLIITKSIANLIAKRRAEAFLKHFWSFDSLQAAHVEFKNAAPDNAFAELAKLGIDAAADSKIHSSHKLAAAGGTSEFLTRTLRNGIDQEATRVENGLTLIATAGSAAPYIGLFGTVWGIYHALIQIGLSGQGTLDKVAGPVGEALIMTALGLAVAIPAVLAYNAFVRRNRIWLARLEAFAHDLFTLITVGDDNESLIVEPQSEATAATGIADVAMERGQ
- a CDS encoding biopolymer transporter ExbD — encoded protein: MAFGSMQDSGRQAPMSEINVVPLVDVMLVLLIIFIITAPLLTHSVKVDLPKAESNPNITQPEHVELAIRADGSLFWNGEPVSVEQLAPRFGATVAQAPNTELHIRADKLAHYEHVARLMSIAAKSGMTKIGFITDPSEK
- a CDS encoding deoxyribodipyrimidine photo-lyase; protein product: MTTPLAVFWFRRDLRLDDNAGLSHALASGRPVLPIFIFDPVILTGLPRDDARVTFIFDTLQALRAELEKKHGSSLALYHGKPLEVFERILRTHPVAAVYTNHDYEPYARERDEAIRRWLQARSVAFNTYKDHVLFEKDEVIKEDGGPYSVYTPYMRKWKQVQSRTALTTYATATKLTNLIQQTSLPDVSLLDIGFTRSAITVPAYRLDIGLLQHYARDRDFPAIAGTSLLGPHLRFGTISVRQIFRQTFQVSDIFCNELIWREFFSQILWRFPHTQQRSFKPQYDRIVWRNDEAEFKRWCAGTTGYPIVDAGMRQLNATGMMHNRVRMITASFLCKHLLIDWRWGEAYFAQKLLDYDMASNVGNWQWVAGCGVDAAPYFRIFNPGTQTEKFDKQLTYIQTWISDWHTLTYPAPIVDHTVARERCLQAYRQAVG
- a CDS encoding TIGR01777 family protein, which encodes MNILITGATGFIGRQLVRRLQQEHQNITVLSRNGTRASQLLGVPAFDWDYATQDVPAEALQDCQIIINLMGENLGDGRWTKARKHEIYASRILSTRKLVAAAPESLQAFVCGSAIGIYPGSGDDLYDESYTVPQQLSFMQTICHDWEVEAARIESKGVRRVSIRTGVVLGHGGMLQKLLPVFKLGLGGPVGNGQQWLPWIHIDDIVSVYTAAALDARYHGPVNAVTPNSVRYREFASAFGNVLHRPAFFPTPAFILKLALGEAAALALNSYHIVPKRLQEEYGFKFRFTDLPAALADLFGKTDASEPNIAS